From Rhodovibrio salinarum DSM 9154:
CAAACGGTTCGCGCCGCTGAGCCCAGCCGCCTATGGAGACCCCCGAAGTCCGAGCCCGCCGCCACTGCCCCGTACGAGTTCGGCACACGGCACACAGAAAGCCCCGGCGCAGCGATGGCGCCGGGGCGGCAAATCGCCGGTCGAGCCAGGCGGATCGCGCCGCGACCCGCCTGGTTTAGAGGCTAGACCGTCTTGCGGCGGCGGGCCACGACGCCCAGCCCCGCAAGGCCGAGGCCGAGCAGGCCCAGGGTCGCCGGGACCGGAACGGCCGTGCCGGTGCGGAAGTTATCGAACGCGAGACCGATGCCGGTCTGCTTCGAGCCGGAGAAGACAAAGTCGATCCGGTCGAACGCCGAGCCCGAGTACTCGAACAGCCACGGCAGGCCGTCCAGCGAGCTGGCGCCGTTGGTCGTGCCCTCGGGACTTTCCAGCGTGGCGACCACGCCGCCGGCCAGGCTGAACACGACGTCCCACTTCTCGGTACCCTGAGAGCTATTGCCGTCGATGTCCCAGATCTCGCCGGAAGCGGCGCTCGATGGCGTATCGTAGACAACGCTCAGAAAGGTGTCGCCGGGGCCGCGATTCGAGAAATCGTCATTGGTCCGCAGGAAGTAGCTCCCAAGCCCCGGCGTCGGCGTCCCGGTCTCCGCATCGCGCGCATTCAACTGGTCGTTCAGAAAGCCGTCCGGCCGGTTCGTGCCGCTCTCCTCAAGGACCGCGCCGCTGAACGTCACGCCGTCCGTCGCCTGGTACTGGCCGGTGAGGGTGTCGTTGTCGGACAGGCCGCGCGACGGGGCATCCTCGAAGTCAATGAAACCGGCCAGAGCCGGCGACGACATCGCCACCGTGCCCAGCAGGACAGCGGCGAAGGCGGTTTTCGAGCGGTTGGGCATCTTGGTATCCCACTGTTGTCGGTGTTCCGCACGGATGCGGCTCACCCGTTGGCATTCAATAAGCGTGCCAATCGAGCAGGACCTTGATCGGAAACGCAAAAACGACACCAGCCCGCATACTGCAATAACCGCTGTAAACCACCACGACGTCCGCGATAAGCAGATCGAAAGATGTGTAAACCACCCCGACACCGCTAGTGGTATTCCCCAAATACCTTAGCCATGCATCATGCCGGTCGGGTTAACCTACGCCTGAACGCCCATCGGCCCCATGGCGGCGCGTTTCAGCGATCCCTATACTCGCGCGCACCATGACCGCAGCTGAGCCGCCCGCCCCCTCCCCATCCGAAAGTCGTCCCCAGGCCCGCCTGCGGGTGCCGCGCGCGCCCGCGTTGGCCCCCGGGCTGTCGGGGGCCGGCTGGCTGGAAACCGATGGCGAGGTGCTGCGCCTTAGCCACGACGACGCGCTGGCCAAGGCGCGCGCCTCAGCGCCGTTGGTTTGCCACGCGCCGGCAACCGCCCGGCGGCTGGGCGCACGGCCGGATTTCGAGTTCTTCGATGTGCTGGAACTCTACGCCTTCGTCCGGCCGGCCAGCTTCTGCACGCCGACCCCACGTGGACTGGCCGACGCGCTCGACCTGCCCCGCCCGGACGAGCTGGAGGACGCGGCGAACACCATCCACCGCGCGATGGCGCAGTTGCTGCGCGAACTGGCGGCGAGCGGCGCGCGCGACCGGGACGCGGCCGGCATCGCCTGGCCGATGGCGCGCGCGGGCTGGAAATGGGGCCCCTACGTCCTGGGCGCGCTGGGCGTGGAAGACAGCGAAGCCGGCCCGCCGCGCCGCGGTGTCGGCCTGCGGGTGTGGGAGCGGTTCGGCGAGTGGTCGGACTCCGCGCCCGAGGCCCCACCCGGGAACGACGGCGTCAGCGCGCAGGAGGCCCGCTGGCGGCTGTCGCAGCTACTCGGCCCCAACGCCGAGGCACGCCCGCAGCAGGCGGACTATGCCAGCGCCGTCTCGCAGGCGTTCCAGCCCCGCGAAGCCGAGGACAGCCCGAACCTGGTACTGGCGGAGGCCGGCACCGGGGTGGGCAAGACGCTGGGCTACGTCGCCCCCGCCAGCGTCTGGGCGCAGAAGAACCAGGGTCCGGTCTGGCTGTCGACCTTCACCCGCAACCTGCAGCACCAGATCGACACCGAACTCGACCGCCTGTTCCCGGAGATGCGGGACAAGCAGCGCAAGGTCGTGGTGCGCAAGGGCCGCGAGAACTACCTCTGCCTGCTGAACTACGAGGAGGCAGTGCGCGGCATCGAGGTACGCCCGCAGGACGCGCTCGCGGTCGGGCTGATGGCGCGCTGGACCCAGCGCACGCGCGACGGCGACATGGTCGGCGGCGACTTCCCCGGCTGGCTGCCGGACTTGGTCGGGCGCGGGCGCACACTAGGCCTGACCGACCGGCGCGGCGAATGCATCTATGCCGCCTGCCCGCACTACAAGAAGTGCTTCATCGAAGGCTCGATCCGCCGCGCGCGCCGGGCGGAGATCGTGGTCGCCAACCACGCGCTGGTGATGATCCAGGCCGCGCTGGGCGGCGGCGAAGAAGGCACGATCCCGCCGCGCACCGTGTTCGACGAGGGGCACCATGTCTTCGATGCCGCCGACAGCGCATTTTCCGCGCACTTGAGCGGGCGCGAGACGGTGGAGCTGCGTCGCTGGCTCTTGGGCGCCGATCGCTCCAGCCGCTCGTCCAGCCGGATCCGCGGCCTGAAGCGCCGGGTAGAGGATCTGCTGGGAGAAGATCCGGACGTCCCGGAGGCGCTGGAAGAGACGCTGCGCGCGGCCCGCTGCCTGCCGGCTGAGGGCTGGCACGGGCGCCTGACCGAGGATGCCGCGGCTGGCCCGGCCGAACGCTTCCTGGCGGCTGTGCGCCAGCAGGTCTACGCCCGCGTCAGCCGTCCGGGCGATCCCTACAGCCTGGAAACCGAGCTGCGGCCGGCGATCCAGCCGCTGGTCGACGGCGCGGGCGAACTGGACACGGCACTGGAGGCGCTCTACCGGCCGATGAAGCGCCTGCACGACGGGCTGTACGCCCGCCTGGACGCGGACGCCGAAGACCTGGACAGCGACACCCGCCGGCGGATCGAGGCGACCTGC
This genomic window contains:
- a CDS encoding VPLPA-CTERM sorting domain-containing protein, giving the protein MPNRSKTAFAAVLLGTVAMSSPALAGFIDFEDAPSRGLSDNDTLTGQYQATDGVTFSGAVLEESGTNRPDGFLNDQLNARDAETGTPTPGLGSYFLRTNDDFSNRGPGDTFLSVVYDTPSSAASGEIWDIDGNSSQGTEKWDVVFSLAGGVVATLESPEGTTNGASSLDGLPWLFEYSGSAFDRIDFVFSGSKQTGIGLAFDNFRTGTAVPVPATLGLLGLGLAGLGVVARRRKTV
- a CDS encoding ATP-dependent DNA helicase, which produces MTAAEPPAPSPSESRPQARLRVPRAPALAPGLSGAGWLETDGEVLRLSHDDALAKARASAPLVCHAPATARRLGARPDFEFFDVLELYAFVRPASFCTPTPRGLADALDLPRPDELEDAANTIHRAMAQLLRELAASGARDRDAAGIAWPMARAGWKWGPYVLGALGVEDSEAGPPRRGVGLRVWERFGEWSDSAPEAPPGNDGVSAQEARWRLSQLLGPNAEARPQQADYASAVSQAFQPREAEDSPNLVLAEAGTGVGKTLGYVAPASVWAQKNQGPVWLSTFTRNLQHQIDTELDRLFPEMRDKQRKVVVRKGRENYLCLLNYEEAVRGIEVRPQDALAVGLMARWTQRTRDGDMVGGDFPGWLPDLVGRGRTLGLTDRRGECIYAACPHYKKCFIEGSIRRARRAEIVVANHALVMIQAALGGGEEGTIPPRTVFDEGHHVFDAADSAFSAHLSGRETVELRRWLLGADRSSRSSSRIRGLKRRVEDLLGEDPDVPEALEETLRAARCLPAEGWHGRLTEDAAAGPAERFLAAVRQQVYARVSRPGDPYSLETELRPAIQPLVDGAGELDTALEALYRPMKRLHDGLYARLDADAEDLDSDTRRRIEATCRSLTRRGLLQVGAWRQMLQAAQDAASPEAYVDWLMVERADGRDIDVGLHRHWVDPTQPFAQYVAQPSQGMVITSATLTDGSGDRESDWQAAELRTGASHLPAPAIRAEVKSPFDYAANTRVLVVTDVRKDDMTQVAAAYRELFLAAHGGALGLFTAISRLRKVHEQIGPALEETGLSLFSQHVDGLDVSTLVDIFRAEEDACLLGTDAVRDGVDVPGRSLRLIVFDRVPWPRPDIRHKARRELFGKRRYDDMLTRLRLKQAFGRLIRKGDDHGVFVLLDPMMPSRLAGAFPEGVEVERVGLAEAVRRTRGFLGSEDG